One Gloeothece verrucosa PCC 7822 DNA window includes the following coding sequences:
- a CDS encoding efflux RND transporter permease subunit: MPNPEPSNSFSLSSLSIRQHIGTLMLTVAVIVVGIFFITNLQVDLLPAITYPRIGVRLNAPGVSPEVAVDEITKPLEEALSATEGVVQVYSQTREGQVSLDLYFQPGGDIDQALNEATATFNRARSQLPDTIETPRLFKIDPSQQPIYEMALTSSSLQGVDLRVFADEELSRELSVVPGVAAVDVSGAAEEEVRINIDLNRLQALGVGLTDVLDALRERNQDISGGRILGNQSEPLTRTVGRFRNAEEIRDLTLEVNNRDESAPSKRVYLRDVAEVIDGTEEQRIFVTLNRENAVKVSIQKQADANTIEVVDGVKKRIEELRQSGLIPEDMNLLPTLDDSVFIRTSINNVTSSGISGALLAAMAVLLFLGSIRQTLIIVLSIPLATLSAIILMKLFGLSLNVFSLGGLALGVGIVVDNSVVMLETIAEGAGMTPGKDSKTRLTPRQLIAQAIKSSQSVESALIASTTTNLVSVLPFLLIGGFTSLLFNELILTISFAVAASIVIALTVVPMLTSRLLAIPFSSRIGKFPLLVIFNQRFDAATRSYGNFLAKVLQYKLIVIILTFLILGGVSWWMVVKIPQEILPRINTGQASLFAQFPPGTPLETNRKVMKITDEILLKQPETKYVFTTSGGFLFGSNTIANPLRGNSTITLKPNTDVEKFVERVTKELEKLNLVDIRLRIAPGQLRGLIVNNSPVRNADIDLILQGNQPDILAKTGRQVLKTLEEKVTLARFRPDTDPRQPEIQIRPDWERVAEVGLTAQDIGNTIQTALEGTIPTQLQRENRLVDVRVNLDKRVIQQPSQLQQLPLFVDDNRQIRLGDVAQISEDEAPGEIQRINQRPVYLMNGSLTEGASLGDAIAEIKSVLSEIEFPEGVSLLPSAAEESNRQLQSSLLILGSLAAFLVFVVMAVQYNSLLDPLIIMFTLPLALAGGIFGLYVTQTAIGATVIVGVVLLVGIVVNNSIIMVELANQIWEQEGISRKTAILKAASQRLRAMMMITITTIIGMFPLALGLGEGSEFLQPLGIVVFFGMGLASILLLFITPCIYVLLHDIHWFKSKSEPVKELADILK; this comes from the coding sequence ATGCCCAACCCCGAACCCTCTAACTCATTTAGTCTCAGTAGTCTATCCATCCGACAGCATATCGGCACCTTAATGCTAACTGTAGCCGTGATCGTGGTGGGTATCTTCTTCATCACCAACTTACAAGTTGACTTACTTCCCGCCATTACCTATCCCCGCATTGGAGTCAGACTTAACGCGCCGGGCGTTTCTCCAGAAGTAGCTGTAGATGAGATTACTAAACCGCTAGAAGAAGCCTTATCCGCTACAGAAGGAGTGGTTCAAGTCTATTCCCAAACGCGAGAAGGACAAGTTAGCCTTGATTTGTATTTTCAACCCGGCGGAGATATCGATCAAGCCCTCAATGAAGCTACAGCCACCTTTAACCGGGCCAGAAGCCAACTACCAGACACGATCGAAACTCCCCGCTTATTTAAAATCGATCCTTCCCAACAACCCATTTATGAAATGGCCTTAACCTCTTCTTCTTTACAAGGAGTAGACTTACGGGTATTTGCCGATGAAGAATTATCCAGAGAATTAAGCGTCGTCCCCGGAGTCGCGGCGGTAGATGTTTCTGGGGCAGCCGAAGAAGAAGTTAGAATTAATATAGACCTCAACCGTTTACAAGCTTTAGGCGTAGGATTAACCGATGTTTTAGATGCCCTCAGAGAACGAAATCAAGACATTTCTGGCGGCAGAATATTAGGGAATCAGAGTGAACCCTTAACCCGAACAGTGGGCCGTTTCCGCAATGCTGAAGAAATACGAGATTTAACCCTTGAAGTCAATAATAGAGATGAATCAGCACCGAGTAAACGGGTTTACCTGCGGGATGTTGCCGAAGTCATAGACGGAACAGAAGAACAACGCATTTTTGTTACTCTCAATCGAGAAAATGCCGTTAAAGTTAGCATCCAAAAACAGGCCGATGCGAACACCATTGAAGTTGTTGACGGAGTTAAAAAACGGATTGAAGAACTACGACAATCTGGGTTAATTCCAGAAGATATGAATTTGCTCCCAACCCTCGATGATTCGGTTTTTATTCGTACTTCTATTAATAATGTAACTTCTTCTGGGATATCTGGAGCCTTACTCGCTGCAATGGCGGTTTTACTTTTTTTAGGTTCAATCCGTCAAACCCTAATTATTGTCTTATCGATTCCTTTAGCTACCCTAAGCGCGATTATTTTGATGAAATTGTTTGGACTATCTCTTAATGTTTTTAGTTTAGGGGGATTAGCTTTAGGGGTTGGAATTGTGGTGGATAACTCTGTAGTGATGTTAGAAACCATTGCTGAAGGGGCCGGAATGACTCCAGGTAAAGACAGTAAAACCCGACTAACACCGCGTCAACTCATTGCCCAAGCGATTAAGAGTAGTCAATCGGTAGAATCAGCCTTAATTGCTTCTACCACCACAAATTTAGTCTCGGTTTTACCCTTCCTCTTAATTGGGGGTTTTACTTCCCTACTGTTTAATGAATTAATTCTCACCATTAGTTTTGCTGTAGCAGCATCGATTGTCATTGCTTTAACCGTTGTTCCGATGCTGACTTCTCGCCTTTTGGCAATCCCTTTTAGCAGTAGAATCGGCAAGTTTCCGCTTTTAGTAATTTTTAATCAACGTTTTGACGCAGCAACGAGAAGCTATGGCAATTTTTTAGCTAAAGTATTGCAATATAAATTGATTGTAATTATCCTGACATTTTTAATTTTAGGGGGTGTAAGTTGGTGGATGGTCGTGAAAATTCCTCAAGAAATTTTACCCAGAATCAACACCGGTCAAGCCTCTTTATTCGCTCAATTTCCTCCGGGTACGCCTCTAGAAACCAACCGCAAAGTGATGAAAATTACTGATGAAATTCTCCTCAAACAACCTGAGACAAAATATGTTTTTACTACTTCGGGCGGTTTTCTTTTTGGAAGTAACACCATCGCTAACCCGTTAAGAGGGAATAGCACCATCACCCTCAAACCCAATACAGATGTAGAAAAATTTGTCGAGCGAGTTACTAAAGAATTAGAAAAACTGAATTTAGTTGATATTCGTTTACGCATTGCACCAGGACAATTAAGAGGTTTAATTGTTAATAATTCTCCCGTTCGTAATGCAGATATTGACCTAATTTTACAAGGAAATCAACCCGATATTCTCGCTAAAACCGGCAGACAAGTTTTAAAAACTTTAGAAGAAAAAGTTACCCTCGCCCGCTTTCGCCCTGACACAGATCCCCGTCAACCCGAAATCCAAATTCGTCCAGACTGGGAAAGAGTCGCCGAAGTGGGTTTAACAGCCCAAGATATCGGCAACACGATACAAACCGCCTTAGAAGGAACAATCCCGACTCAATTACAAAGAGAAAATCGCTTAGTGGATGTGCGGGTAAATTTAGACAAGCGTGTTATTCAACAACCCTCCCAACTGCAACAGTTACCTCTGTTTGTGGATGATAATCGACAAATTCGTCTGGGTGATGTGGCTCAAATCAGCGAAGATGAAGCCCCCGGAGAAATACAACGCATTAACCAACGTCCAGTTTATTTGATGAATGGAAGTTTAACAGAAGGGGCTAGTCTAGGGGATGCGATCGCAGAAATTAAATCGGTTTTGTCAGAAATTGAGTTCCCTGAAGGCGTGTCATTATTACCCAGTGCAGCAGAGGAAAGTAACCGTCAATTGCAATCTTCTCTATTGATTCTGGGCAGTTTAGCCGCCTTTTTAGTGTTTGTGGTAATGGCTGTGCAATATAATTCTTTGCTCGATCCCCTTATTATTATGTTTACCTTACCTTTAGCTTTAGCGGGGGGGATTTTTGGCTTATACGTCACTCAAACAGCTATCGGAGCTACAGTTATTGTCGGAGTCGTTTTGCTAGTGGGTATTGTGGTTAATAATTCAATTATTATGGTGGAGTTAGCTAACCAAATTTGGGAACAAGAAGGAATTAGTCGTAAAACGGCCATTCTTAAAGCGGCTTCTCAACGTCTGCGCGCCATGATGATGATTACAATTACAACGATTATAGGAATGTTTCCTCTCGCGTTAGGTCTGGGAGAAGGTTCAGAATTTTTACAACCTTTGGGAATTGTCGTGTTTTTTGGTATGGGGTTAGCCTCAATTTTGCTATTATTTATTACTCCCTGTATTTATGTTTTGCTTCATGATATTCATTGGTTTAAATCAAAATCCGAACCCGTAAAAGAATTAGCTGATATTTTAAAGTAA
- a CDS encoding AAA family ATPase, whose protein sequence is MLQDIEIENFRCFEKTRISGFTRVNLIGGKNNSGKTALLEALLLEHST, encoded by the coding sequence ATGCTTCAAGATATCGAGATTGAGAATTTTAGATGTTTTGAGAAAACCCGTATTTCTGGATTTACTAGAGTTAATTTAATCGGGGGAAAGAATAACTCGGGTAAAACGGCTTTATTAGAAGCTTTGCTTTTAGAACATTCTACCTAA
- the infB gene encoding translation initiation factor IF-2, whose translation MSNSKVRIYELSKELNLDNKDILEICDQLNIAVKSHSSTITESQAERIKATADKYIHQMAGKHHNANLSDRGHHSAGERKQEILAIHHKQNRLFSQGDALSASSQPSLVEPPRPPMKPQPPSASTPGLAKPVSTIEDTQEVFPEQTSPKAPSILSPVEQNQPEKTTVEPTQLEQNQLKYNQQENQPEQESALSSSELSELDVPKLLRPPVRPSEKPATVPTPVKEAKSDEPTAQPVVAKDNRDNKEPKENKEKVKIAPEIKPKSNRDGKKPDKDKKSLAPTPQPKVKKEPREARESREPREPRETRESREPRERGEAREQREPRETREPRERREPREPREIQEPKLSIELKRPTPPKPPARPKAEVANLSIEPEDVEDTPEDLLEEDPLEALKPKPKLKRPTPPRVGKRQDWDEEEDETEEGKNKAGKLAKTGKSKRRQALLDDEDDFDSELEETNEVPTAVSISTARPPKPKSMTKAPASPNGASKNVKAPTKAEPGRTTKSDRSERRERKEQPQRAETLVLDKMMTVRELSERLSVPETEIIKILFFKGIAVNITQTLEMDTITAIAEELGVTLESPEEKAAATKTTEMIDENDLENLHRRPPVVTIMGHVDHGKTTLLDSIRKTKVAQGEAGGITQHIGAYHVNVEHEGQEQQIVFLDTPGHEAFTAMRARGARVTDIAVLVVAADDGVQPQTKEAISHARAAGVPIVVAINKVDKADANPDRIKQELSELSLVPEEWGGDTIMVPVSALKGENLDSLLEMILIVAEIAELSANPDRLARGTVIEANLDRTRGPVATLLVQNGTLRVGDIIVAGSVLGKIRAMIDDRGNKVEEASPSFAVEILGLNEVPAAGDEFEVFENEKEARAISQQRTDELRQSRLQQAMSSRRISLSTLSAQAQEGKLKELNLILKADVQGSVEAILGSLKQLPQNEVQIRVLLAAAGEVTETDVDLAAASGAVIVGFNTTLASGARQAADQEGIDIREYNIIYKLLDDIQGAMEGLLDPEEVESHLGFAEVRAVFQVGRGAVAGCYVQSGKLIRNRLLRVRRKGEVIYEGVLDSLKRVKEDAREVNAGYECGIGVNKFNDWQEGDQIEVYEMTMKRRTLSAK comes from the coding sequence ATGAGCAACTCAAAAGTTAGAATTTACGAATTATCAAAAGAATTGAATTTAGACAATAAAGACATCTTGGAAATTTGTGATCAACTTAACATCGCCGTTAAAAGTCACAGTAGTACAATTACAGAATCACAGGCAGAACGAATCAAAGCAACAGCAGATAAATATATCCACCAAATGGCGGGAAAACATCACAACGCGAATCTCTCCGACAGAGGACACCACTCTGCCGGAGAACGTAAGCAGGAAATTTTGGCAATTCATCATAAACAAAATCGTCTCTTTTCTCAAGGTGATGCTCTAAGCGCATCCAGTCAGCCATCCTTAGTTGAGCCTCCCCGCCCCCCCATGAAACCTCAACCTCCATCAGCATCAACCCCAGGTTTAGCTAAACCCGTGTCTACTATAGAAGACACGCAAGAGGTTTTCCCCGAACAAACCTCACCTAAAGCGCCCTCGATCTTGTCTCCTGTTGAGCAAAATCAACCCGAAAAAACTACAGTCGAACCGACTCAATTAGAACAAAATCAATTAAAATACAACCAACAAGAAAATCAACCCGAACAAGAATCTGCCCTATCATCATCTGAGTTATCTGAATTAGACGTGCCAAAACTACTTAGACCTCCCGTAAGACCTTCCGAAAAACCAGCAACCGTACCGACTCCAGTAAAAGAGGCCAAATCAGATGAGCCGACCGCTCAACCGGTTGTGGCTAAAGACAATAGGGACAATAAAGAACCTAAAGAAAACAAGGAAAAGGTGAAAATTGCCCCAGAAATTAAACCAAAAAGTAATAGAGACGGTAAAAAGCCCGATAAAGATAAGAAGAGTTTAGCACCAACACCACAACCCAAGGTTAAAAAAGAACCAAGGGAAGCAAGAGAATCTAGAGAACCCAGAGAACCTAGAGAAACCAGAGAATCTAGAGAACCCAGAGAAAGAGGGGAAGCAAGGGAGCAAAGAGAACCCAGAGAAACCAGAGAACCCAGAGAACGCAGAGAACCCAGAGAACCCAGAGAAATACAAGAACCCAAACTCTCGATCGAACTCAAAAGACCAACGCCGCCAAAGCCGCCGGCTAGGCCGAAAGCGGAAGTGGCCAATTTGAGCATTGAGCCTGAAGATGTAGAAGACACCCCAGAAGATCTTTTAGAAGAAGATCCCTTAGAAGCCCTCAAACCCAAACCCAAATTAAAACGTCCTACTCCTCCCCGTGTCGGAAAACGCCAAGATTGGGACGAAGAAGAGGATGAAACGGAAGAAGGCAAAAATAAAGCCGGAAAATTGGCAAAAACCGGTAAGAGCAAACGCCGTCAAGCGCTGTTGGATGATGAGGATGATTTTGATTCGGAACTAGAAGAAACTAACGAAGTTCCCACAGCAGTAAGCATATCAACGGCCCGTCCGCCCAAACCGAAGTCAATGACTAAAGCCCCCGCCAGCCCCAATGGTGCCTCGAAAAATGTTAAAGCACCGACAAAAGCGGAGCCAGGGCGAACGACGAAATCAGACCGCTCAGAACGTCGGGAGCGCAAAGAACAACCCCAACGGGCTGAAACTCTCGTCCTCGATAAGATGATGACCGTAAGAGAACTCTCAGAACGACTCAGTGTTCCCGAAACGGAAATTATTAAAATCCTATTCTTCAAAGGTATTGCGGTTAATATTACCCAAACCCTAGAAATGGATACCATTACGGCCATCGCTGAAGAATTGGGAGTCACCCTCGAATCTCCCGAAGAAAAAGCCGCCGCCACCAAAACCACAGAAATGATCGACGAAAATGATTTAGAAAATCTGCATCGTCGTCCCCCAGTAGTGACTATTATGGGTCACGTTGATCACGGAAAAACTACCTTACTCGATTCAATTCGCAAAACTAAAGTAGCCCAAGGAGAAGCCGGAGGCATTACTCAGCACATCGGGGCTTACCACGTTAATGTAGAACACGAAGGCCAGGAACAACAAATCGTCTTCTTAGACACTCCAGGCCACGAAGCCTTTACCGCAATGCGAGCAAGAGGCGCTAGAGTCACCGATATCGCCGTGTTAGTGGTAGCCGCCGATGACGGAGTGCAACCCCAAACCAAGGAAGCCATAAGCCACGCGAGAGCCGCCGGAGTTCCCATTGTGGTCGCTATCAACAAAGTCGACAAAGCAGACGCTAATCCAGATCGCATTAAACAAGAACTATCTGAACTCAGCTTAGTGCCTGAAGAATGGGGCGGTGACACAATTATGGTGCCCGTGAGTGCCCTCAAAGGCGAGAATTTAGATAGCTTGCTAGAAATGATCCTGATTGTGGCAGAAATCGCTGAACTCTCAGCTAACCCCGATCGTCTCGCCAGAGGAACCGTCATCGAAGCCAACTTAGACCGGACTCGAGGACCGGTAGCAACCCTACTGGTACAAAACGGAACCTTACGAGTCGGGGATATCATCGTCGCAGGTTCTGTCCTCGGTAAGATTCGGGCCATGATAGATGACCGAGGCAATAAAGTAGAAGAAGCAAGCCCATCCTTTGCAGTAGAGATTTTAGGACTCAATGAAGTCCCAGCAGCCGGCGATGAGTTTGAGGTCTTTGAAAACGAAAAAGAAGCCCGAGCTATTTCGCAACAGCGTACTGATGAACTACGTCAATCTCGCCTACAACAGGCCATGTCCTCTCGACGCATCAGTCTCAGTACCCTGTCGGCTCAAGCGCAAGAAGGAAAACTAAAAGAACTGAATTTGATCCTAAAAGCCGACGTTCAAGGCTCAGTAGAAGCCATTTTAGGCTCTCTCAAACAATTGCCTCAAAATGAAGTACAAATTCGGGTCTTATTAGCCGCAGCCGGTGAAGTAACCGAAACCGACGTGGACTTAGCCGCCGCCAGTGGCGCAGTAATTGTCGGCTTCAATACCACCCTGGCTAGTGGTGCCAGACAAGCCGCCGATCAAGAAGGCATCGATATCCGCGAATACAACATCATCTACAAACTCTTAGATGATATTCAAGGAGCGATGGAAGGTCTATTAGATCCCGAAGAAGTAGAATCACACTTAGGCTTCGCTGAAGTACGGGCCGTCTTCCAAGTAGGACGAGGTGCTGTAGCTGGCTGTTATGTCCAGTCTGGTAAGCTCATCCGTAACCGTCTGCTGCGGGTCCGTCGTAAAGGAGAAGTCATCTATGAGGGAGTCCTAGATTCACTCAAACGGGTGAAAGAAGATGCCCGGGAAGTCAATGCGGGTTATGAATGCGGCATTGGGGTCAATAAGTTTAATGATTGGCAAGAAGGCGACCAAATCGAAGTCTATGAAATGACGATGAAACGCCGTACCCTTTCTGCGAAATAA
- a CDS encoding UPF0175 family protein, with translation MKKNILIVESKNDKFFLEALIQHLNYDEIEARAILPDDYIIKPLKICIDDYKDLKASDKTQLQKVLNALALTEVKNDIDQHQKEKITLGQASQLAQMNQLQFQHLLASREIPINYAIEDLETDLKTASQ, from the coding sequence ATGAAAAAAAATATTTTAATCGTTGAAAGTAAAAACGATAAATTTTTTTTAGAAGCTTTAATTCAACATTTAAATTATGATGAGATAGAAGCAAGAGCAATTCTTCCAGATGATTATATTATAAAACCCCTAAAAATTTGTATAGATGATTATAAAGACTTAAAAGCCTCAGATAAAACCCAACTTCAAAAAGTCTTAAATGCCTTAGCCTTAACAGAAGTAAAAAATGATATTGATCAACATCAAAAAGAAAAAATAACTTTAGGACAAGCCAGCCAATTAGCTCAAATGAATCAATTACAATTTCAACATTTACTGGCCAGTCGAGAAATACCAATTAATTATGCTATTGAAGACTTAGAAACAGACCTTAAAACAGCTAGTCAGTAA
- a CDS encoding low-complexity tail membrane protein: MRSLSSEPFLWIHLSGLAVVPIFLEIVWIGFAIGTPLAPFWLELLIVSTVGILPILWMQWTRPFDIFSLLIVALKPDNLSSDQQRILSLFRKRQQRPLALLGAILMGWVLWQIYHWAPLAAITASFLPQWRLLGLLIAAVAFLLSNLFFQIPLSVLGVFLVGAKQYATTEPLPPEKIRQEFTIPGFRVKKILPGVEATPVE, from the coding sequence ATGCGCTCTTTATCATCAGAACCGTTTTTGTGGATTCATTTATCTGGGTTAGCCGTTGTCCCAATCTTCCTAGAAATAGTATGGATAGGATTCGCCATCGGTACCCCTTTAGCTCCTTTTTGGCTAGAATTATTGATTGTCTCAACAGTAGGCATTTTGCCGATTTTGTGGATGCAGTGGACTCGTCCGTTTGATATTTTTAGCCTTCTGATAGTGGCTCTAAAACCTGATAATCTTAGCTCAGATCAACAGCGAATTTTAAGTTTGTTTAGAAAGCGGCAACAACGCCCTCTCGCTTTACTCGGTGCTATCTTGATGGGATGGGTACTCTGGCAAATTTATCATTGGGCCCCGTTAGCCGCGATCACCGCTTCTTTTCTCCCTCAATGGCGGCTTTTGGGACTGCTGATAGCGGCAGTTGCTTTTTTATTGAGTAATTTATTTTTTCAAATTCCGCTCAGTGTTTTAGGCGTGTTTTTGGTGGGAGCCAAGCAATATGCTACCACTGAACCCTTACCCCCCGAAAAAATTCGTCAAGAATTTACCATTCCCGGATTTCGAGTTAAGAAGATTTTACCAGGGGTTGAGGCAACGCCGGTTGAGTAA